The genomic stretch CTCCACCCCAGCGCCTGCCCGCCTGTCGTTGCCCTGCGCAGACACTTCCCCTTTATCCTGGGGCCGTTCTTCCCGCAGACAAACCGCTCCTGCCCACCTCCGTAGACACCACCCACGACGTGCCAGGCGCTGGACACCAAAGAATGAAGCTGGCACTTCTCCCACGGTGCCAGGCGCGCTTGCAATCATTATCTCAGCGCTTGCAAtcattatctcattgaattccAGAAACGACCCGTTTGACAGACAGGAAAACAAGTTCAGAGAGGTCGAGTAatttgcccaggtcacacaggtCCTAAATCTTGGATTCCCATATCTCCTCACCACTCCGGGCAGCTTCGAAACTCATAAACAGTTCCACTGCAAGGTGGTGAACAGGAATGACCGGAGCACCAGGCAAGAGGGGTCAGCTCTGCCAGTGGGAGGTGGGAGTTGGGAGCAGGGGCAGGATTATGTAAACCGAACCTCAAAGGGTGCGGGGAAGGGAAAGCAGTTGCCTTTGGCTGTCAGGCACTGTATCCTCAAGGCAAGCCTCCTAATAGGGTCCATATAAACACTggtagaacaaaaaaaattttttttcaatttttaaaattgtaaaatgttgggacttacctggtggtccatgGTTAAGaccccgcttccactgcagggggtacagggtacaggttccatccctggtcgggaaaactaagatcccagatcccgcatgccacgcgaacgggccaaaaaaaaaaaaaagtttaaatacatAGGAAAATTTAAAGAGTAAAATGAACACCCACTCACTCTCCATCTAGATTTAACAATCAGAATAATGTGTACTGCACTTTATAACTTATAAACCCTCTTGCTGAAGGTTACCATAGTGCAAACAAAGCTCTCATTTGGTAAGCCGATTGGAGACCTATTCTGACACCCCTACTCCATCACCTGGGACAGGTCAAAGCCACCCACCGCAACCTACTTTGGGAAGCTGGCTTCCTCTCCCTGCTTTCCCATTCTGCTCAGGGGGTCGGAGGTTGTCCAGAATTTGGTTCACCCTCAGAGACCACAGTTACAGTATGTTTCTCAGAGGGGAGTTCATTGCCTGGAAATTCACTTTGAACTTGAATGGTTAGCCTCTCAAAGTCTCAGATTTCTCCCTTAAAATTCAGTATACTGGTGGGTGAGGGAGAGTTTGGGTCACAGTAGGATCCATTATTTTCAGTTCCAGGTTAACACAGGAACTCTTCCACGATCTTCTCAACAGGTCTTTCCATTCTCTTAATAAGAGATAtgtattagggcttccctggtggcgcagtggttgagaatctgcctgctaatgcaggggacacgggttcgagccctggtctgggaagatcccacatgccacggagcagctgggcccgtgagccacaattgctgagcctgcgcgtctggagcctgtgccccgcaacgggaggggccgcgatggagaaaggcccgcgcaccgcgatgaagagcggtccccgcaccgcgatgaagagtggcccccgcttgccgcaactggagaaagccctcgcacgaaccgaagacccaatacagacaaaaataaataaattaattaattaaaaagaaaatccttattaaaaaaaaaaaaaaagagatatgtatTATATTCAAATACAGTAAACCTCCTTTATCATGATGGTTGCGGGGACAGGACTGAAATCAGCTTTGAAGCTAAgctaattataaaatacttttttaaaactatcttttttattataaaagtaatacatattgattttaaaatcccAAAATGATACAAAAATGAATGTGGTAGAAAGTGATACCCCTGATGACCAGGAATGGAGAAAAGATGCGGGTGTCTGAGCTGTGCATCACTTAGGAGGAGAGCAAAAGTTGGACCCTTTGCAGCAGTTGCATTGGTTTTAGATTTGTCATGTCCCCAAATAAAGGCACAGAGGTACAAGACTGAAATCTGCTTTGAAGGTTACAGAGGTATAGTCACAGAGGTACAAGAAAGAAGAGTTCATCAACAATCCATTTTACTTGttaaatcaaacatttaaaatgcatCCCAAGGACTATAATCCTATTTtcacatttcttcattttaaatcaCTGGAACCTCAAAAAATGGAAGTTTTGTGAACCTCTCTTGACCTAGAAAGGCCTCAGTGGCAACAAAACACTGCCTCTCAAGAAGTCCCTGCTTCAGAATTGCCCCTGTTGCAAAAAGTGTCACTGAAATTGCAAAATATCCTGCTGTAGACTGGAAAGCCCCACTTCCTACCCGATTCTGTCGTAGCTGCCTTAGTCTTAGCTTAGAGGAGTTTCCTGGCCAGACAAGACGGCGTCAGAGATCCCAGGAACACGAAGGATGCTTTGTGGCATTGCATGATTTCATCATTTCTGTCTCAGCAGTGGGAGACTGCTTTCCGGAATCTTGTACAGGTCCTGGTCCCAGAGAAACCCCAGTTAAAACCCTTCTGGCCCAACCTGAGAATTTCACACATCTGACATTTGCACCATAAAGGTGCATTtgggttcattcattttttagGGAAGTTGCTGGGTTTGGGTATTATTTTCTCACCAGGATCCAGAAAACTGGATGCTGTCAGCTGTTAAACCCCAAACACTGAATACTCTGTAAGATATAAAGCCCATGGACCAAtcagacaataaaataaattcaaccaACGAGAACTCATGGAAGCCTTGATCCCAGGTTGGTCATACAGAGGGGCTGTTTGTTCAGCCAGGCATCAGAATGCTGTCACTGACCTGAGGGAATGGTCAGCATGGCCCATTTTGAGCCTCGTTGGTCGCTGAAAAGGTGACATCTACGGTTAGTGATTAATAGTAAAATAACAAAGTATCATCATGCAGGGAGACAATACTGCAAAGTGGTTAATAGAGTGAGTTTGAACCCTGGCTCTGGGCAAGTCTCTAAGCCCGGCTGTAAATGGAGATGATGAATCCTGCACTGAAGGGATACTGCAGAGATTTTAGGGAATAATGGATATAAAGcacagagctaaaaaaaaaaaaaaaaaaaaaagcaaagagtaaGCATCGTTGAAGGGTAATTGTATTACCAACAAAACATCTGTAAGCCAAACATTTTATGAGGAAGACAGAAAGTTCAAACCAGGATATGCAAATGATGCCAACTAAGTGATAGAAATACCATTTTGCAACCACCACTCTAGCAACTGATTTAGGAAAGGATCATCAATGAAGGCTAACACCATGGGGTGAAAGATTGTGAGGGAGCGAGACCTTTCCACACACCGAGGTTCcatattaattacaaagaaaaaaatggcctTTTACAATGGAGAGATCTCAAGGAGGCGTGGATGGACCCTCAGTCTAATAATGAGGAAACAATCACACAAATCTACATTGAGGGACACTGTGCTTGGAACGGACTTTTCAAAAAcagtaatgtcttttttttttttttttttaataagagggCTTGACGAAGCAAGCCTCCAGGTCTGAGACCTCACCCACTGtccccactttattttttattttttatatttatttatttatttaatttattttttggctgcgttgggtcttcgttgccgcgcgcgctttctctagttgcagcgagcaggggactactcttcgtcgaggtgcgcgggcttctcattgcggtggcttctcttgctgcggagcacggggctctaggcgcctgggcttcagtagttgtggctcaagggctctagagcgcaggctcagtagttggggcgcaccggcttagttgctccgcggcatgtgggattttcccgggccagggctcgaacccgtgtcccctgcgttggcaggaggattcttaaccactacgccaccagagaagccctcaaAAACATTAATGtcttggaagaattttaaaaggtgaGGGGAATGTGAAAGTGTTCTAGATAAAAGGAGACTACAGAGACTTGGCAACTAAAGGCAATGCAGGATCTCTGATTGGATCCTGGattgggacaaaaaaaaaaaaagctgtcaaagacattatcaggacaaTTGGGGAATTTGATTATGGAAACCTTGTAGTATTGTAACAACATTAAATTTCCTGAGTGTGATAATACTACtgtgattatttaaaataatatccttgggaattccctggcggtccagtggttaggactcggtactttcactgcagagggcctgggttcaattcctggtcgggaaATAAGATCTGACAAGCTGCGTGggggcagccaaaaataaataaataaataaaatttaaataaataaataataaaataatatcctTGTATCCTCATTCTTAGTATTTAGGATAGCTAGGGTATTTGAAGTGATATCtgatatgttttcaatttattATGAAAtgcttcaaaaaaacaaaaaagtgtgtgcatgtgtgagagaGAATCACTAAACATGAAATGTAAACGGTTGCTGAACCTAGGTAAAGGGTATATAAGTGTTCATTGTACTATGCTCTCAAATTTTCTGTGGATTTGAAATACTTTGAACCAAAAAGTTGAGGATAAAAATCAATGTAGCAGAAAGACACAGCAGTTAACGGAGGAAGCAGTCAGCTCCCCCCATACAAACTCCATTAGCTTCGGAGCCACCGCTGGGGCCCCATACTGGGCTGCAAGCCCTAAGAACGCCTATGCCTTTTTCACCCTTGTTTCTCCAGCATCCTGGTCCAGAACATGTGTTCAGTACACATGCATGCATGACACCCTCCCTCCGGAGTCTGCTCCCAGGAAGCCACGGCAGAGTTAGCGCTGGGACAAATAAATCAGGATGGTGGCCCCAGGCGTCGCATTTCGAGGCCTTTGTGTTGCTGGAAGAACCAGACAACTGGAACTACGTCAACAGGGGCGACCCCAGGGCTTGTCTCCTGGCGGTGCCCTTCTGGCCTCACCTGCCTTCttgggcagggaggggcagagctTGCAGGGCTGTATTTGCTGCTCCCCATCCCCCTGTCATTGGCTCCAGAGGGTCAATAAAACCCCAAGAGTCTGGAGGAGAGCAGTTGGCCAGAGGGGCTGACCTTCATCATGGTTCTCTCCAGCATGGGACCAGGGGCTCtgttcaccccacccccacccccgtatcctgggaggggagagggaagcatcTGACTTCCTGCCCAAAGATCCAGAATCTGGAATCCAATCCCAGACCCTTCCTCAAAGACTTATCCACCACTCTGCAGTCCAGCCCAAGTCAGTGAGAGCTGGGGTTCTGACGACCACGTGTCTGACAAGGCACTGAGTCTTCCCAGCTGGAAAAGCCTCTGAATCTGTAAGAAAGAGAACACAAACCAACAATGACACACTCACAGCCTTAGTCTCAGTTCCCACCAAAACACAGAGCATTTCCTGTGCCTTTTCCGTTATTTCACAAGCTGCTTCTTACGTCTCCCTCTGGGCTCCAGGACAGACAGCTGTTTCTCCCCTCAGAAGCCAGACAGTtgcctccagcctctcctggtCAACGCCATGGCCAAGACCCGTAGTGACCATCTGCTGTACTCCCTGGAAGAGCTGGTGCCCTATGACTTCGAGAAGTTCAAGTTCAAGCTGCAGAACACCAGCCTGGAGAAGGAGCACTCCCGGATTCCCCGGGGCCAACTCCAGACAGCCAAGCCAGTGAAGCTGGCCACTCTGCTGGTCACCCACTACGGGGAGGAGGACGCCGTGCGGCTGACCCTGCAGGTCCTGAGGGCCATCAACCAGCACCTTCTGGCAGAGGAGCTCAACAGGGCAATCAGCCCAGGTAAGTGGCCCCATGCGCCCTCCTCTCCCACTGCGACTGCTGGCTGTTTGCAGAGTGGGGTGGAAGGTGCAAGAGGGACCAGTTCGGACCAGTGCGTCCTGACTTGGGGGTTAGAAGTCCGAGGTCTGCAACAACCGCGGTGACTTCAGCCAAGCAAGTCCTTTCCCCCCTCTCTGGTCTTGGAAGCTGGAGTAAAGCTAAGgctcaatggctttttaaaaaaaaccccagaagtaTGAGGTTCTGACTATGGGGCAGGATCAGGAAAGGCAGGAGCTGGATGCCTGTTGGTAGAGAATTCCTCACTTCATTTGTCATTAACACTTACCTACAGATGAGTATCTTTGGGTGAGCAAGAAACTAACCACTCCTGTCAACAGGGTTGATGGGTAATCTCATTGTTATCCACCTCATTTCAGTTTTGAGTTTTTCTCTAACACATgttacaaagatattttaaaattctaaaaggactttctccttccttttcttttccttccttcctttcctctttgtctttctttctctccttccttctctctctccctcttcctttcttccttcatcttatctttctttccttttttccttccttatccTTCTTCTGCTACTCTTTTGCCAtaactttctgattttattacaTTGTGATCAAAGACCtatttgatttctgcttttaaagacttttttttggaGATTTGGGGTGTGGGGGGGCTAATCTGTGATcagtttaaaaaactatttttcgacgtttgaatttttcttctatttctagaCTTTAAGAATACATTAGGAATGCTTTCTATGTGCTTCTATGAGGTAGAAGAgtttacataacataaaaattctctgctctttgaaagagTGATAAAGCTAAACTGTAATCTGAGTCTGGTGTAATTTGAtgagtagaattttaaaattaattttttgtattttaaaatcggGTTATTCATCTCTTCAGGATTTCTTACCAGTTCTTGAGCCagttttcataacacatttttccTAGAAAGCCAATAGCAAAGTGTTTTAAGCAACTATAATTTTAATAAGGGCTTTTCAAACCAAAAATTAAGGTGCTAATTATaggttattttcatttctttattaaagTAGTGGTTTTCAAATTGTATCCCAGGAAGACATTTCAGGGATTCTTTAGAATGTTAGCAAATACTTGATTcaaattttattaattgtttaacTTACAAAACTAACAAATTCATATTAAAATGAGTCattaaccaaattttaaaatattggaggCCATCAGTGTGACAGTTCATGCTTGAACTCCTTTTTATGGAGACCTTGGAATTCAGCCCTTCCTGTCATTTCTGTTTAATTAAACATTGTTCTGAAATTTCCAGGCaagctgtcttttaaaaaaaattaccatttacACTTATCTGAGTTAGGATTTTCTTCACTTCATgaaaccaaagggggaaaaaaaacccaaagtaaatTAGTTTCTGAAGTTTTAACTGTCCTTCATGACCCCAATTTCAATTTTTTGTGCCAATCTTTATTGACTGATAAGTGAGCTTTGTAGATCTGTAAATCGCACACAAATGTATACCAATAAACTAGGGTTTTCACTTATATATTAAGAATTCTATGTAAGACCTTATATTGGAAACAAGCTCTCCTGCctaaaaagtttgaaaagcactatTTCAGAAATAAGATAGCAGATAATTAGTATGTTCTTATTTAATGGTAATTGACTGCTGTTGTCTAGAATGTCCTGAACTTCTCTAATTTCCAAAGGGATTctgtcttctctcccttcccccaaaccTTGAACCTGAGCACCGGACATTTTCATGCCTTTTCATCTCATTGTCTTTTCAGGGTGTCAGGTAAAAGAAAGTGACACAGACAGTTCAGCAATGTCTGGTTCCTCTGGGGAGATTAAGCCCAAGAGTCTGAAGATACCAGATGGCCTGGAAGGTGACAAGCAGCAACAAAGTGGTGACGGGGCTGGCTGCCCACCACCCATCCAGCCTGAGGCTGGAAGGGGGCCCCAGAAGAAGCCTCTGGGCCAACGGAGAGATCAGAAAGGCTCTGAAGGCCTAGATGTGCAGGGCAAGCCAGGGGCCAGGAACACAACTCTGTCTTCCAAGAGAAGCCCCTTTCCCAGCAAGCcacagggggagaaggggagcaaTGTGGGGGTCAGGCTGCGCAGGAACGCCAGCTCTGCAGGAAGGCTCCAAGGACTCTCCAGTGGGTCGTTTGCTGGGTCCCTGGGAAGGAAAGAATTTAAGATATCTGAAGCATATTTACCTTCAGGAAAGAAGCGACCCAAAAGTCTTGAATTTACCATTTCTCCAGGAGAGACAGAACCTCTCAACCCAGAAACTCTTCTGCttcaagagaaaatgagaagTGAGAATCCAGGCTCAGCAGCCACTCTGAACACAGGGGCTACTGTGGCTGCAGAGAAAGGCTCCAGGAATCCAGAACACGCCATGACTCTGGAGGGGGGAGCACTCAGGAATACACTTTCCAGTGTATCATTGGCTGGAAAGAAGATCTGGGAGCATCCAGAGTCCACAGTACCTGCAGAGAAGAGTGGAACTGAGGCTCCAAAGACCTCTAAGACCTTGAAGGAGGTGGTAGGTGGTGTGCTCCATGATCCTTCAAATCCAGAAGTCCCTCCATCTTCAGGTAAGAAAGGACCTCAGAATCCAGAAGACCTGGCATCCTTAGGAATGACGACCTTTGCAGGTTTCCCCCTGCAAACCTGCTTTTATCCCCACTGTATTCATTTCACTGGATCCCTGGGTCCCCCTTGAGATCCTCcaccctttgagaatctgatgtaGGCTCTGAATTCTG from Balaenoptera acutorostrata chromosome 15, mBalAcu1.1, whole genome shotgun sequence encodes the following:
- the MEFV gene encoding pyrin; its protein translation is MAKTRSDHLLYSLEELVPYDFEKFKFKLQNTSLEKEHSRIPRGQLQTAKPVKLATLLVTHYGEEDAVRLTLQVLRAINQHLLAEELNRAISPGCQVKESDTDSSAMSGSSGEIKPKSLKIPDGLEGDKQQQSGDGAGCPPPIQPEAGRGPQKKPLGQRRDQKGSEGLDVQGKPGARNTTLSSKRSPFPSKPQGEKGSNVGVRLRRNASSAGRLQGLSSGSFAGSLGRKEFKISEAYLPSGKKRPKSLEFTISPGETEPLNPETLLLQEKMRSENPGSAATLNTGATVAAEKGSRNPEHAMTLEGGALRNTLSSVSLAGKKIWEHPESTVPAEKSGTEAPKTSKTLKEVVGGVLHDPSNPEVPPSSGRPQDKAVCPLCRAQEGDPVGGSCVHVSCSCSVASRDPEASRGHSSSCPRCQDLLPGESHGSLKWQEGLQMASLSPKSLPQCERHMKQVQLLFCEDHGEPICLICGLSQEHRGHRVRPIEEAALEYKEQIQKQLGHLKELRKSGEEQRSQGDKKTANSLKQAETQKQRIQYQLEQLCQFLEQQEQLFVACLEELGQTIGQVRETYGTRVTRDIALLDKLIGELEAKQCQPEWELMKNIGVTLHRAKKVTIPELWATPPEVKEKIHLLYQKSQFVEKRMRHFLETLRSEMEMFNVPELTGGQAP